The proteins below come from a single Yamadazyma tenuis chromosome 5, complete sequence genomic window:
- the RPL23A gene encoding 60S ribosomal protein uL14 (BUSCO:EOG09265CQO; EggNog:ENOG503P1RU; COG:J): MSSGNKFRMSLGLPVGAVLNCCDNSGARNLYILAVKGFGAKLNRLPAASAGDMVMATVKKGKPELRKKVMPAIVVRQSRPWRRKDGVYLYFEDNAGVIVNPKGEMKGSAITGPVAKECADLWPRIASNSGVVV; the protein is encoded by the exons ATGTCTTCAGGTAACAAATTTCGTATGAGT TTGGGTTTGCCAGTCGGTGCCGTTTTAAACTGTTGTGACAACTCCGGTGCTAGAAACTTGTACATCTTGGCCGTCAAAGGATTCGGTGCTAAATTGAACAGATTGCCCGCTGCCTCTGCTGGTGATATGGTCATGGCTACCGTCAAGAAGGGTAAGCCAGAATTAAGAAAGAAGGTTATGCCAGCTATTGTTGTCAGACAATCTAGACCATGGAGAAGAAAGGATGGTGTCTACTTGTACTTTGAAGACAATGCCGGTGTCATTGTGAACCCTAAGGGAGAAATGAAGGGTTCTGCCATTACTGGACCTGTTGCTAAAGAATGTGCTGACTTGTGGCCACGTATTGCTTCTAACTCGGGTGTGGTTGTTTAA
- the TRX3 gene encoding mitochondrial thioredoxin (EggNog:ENOG503P5A0; COG:O), with the protein MNTLKLGKTAPRGLKNIYMPTRRAFSYTSTLRAVEEVTSVNQFKDLIADDKVAIVDFYATWCGPCKAIEPVMEKLSERVPQASFLRVDVDQQAEIAKEYGITAMPTIKFYKDGEVASTVVGANLKAIIDSIKTYTGVDLMKKEA; encoded by the coding sequence ATGAACACTTTAAAGCTAGGCAAAACTGCTCCTCGCGGTCTCAAAAACATCTACATGCCCACCAGAAGGGCCTTCTCGTACACCTCGACCTTGAGGGCCGTTGAGGAAGTCACATCCGTCAACCAATTCAAAGATCTCATTGCAGACGACAAGGTGGCCATCGTTGACTTCTATGCCACATGGTGTGGGCCATGCAAAGCCATCGAGCCCGTCATGGAGAAGTTGAGCGAAAGAGTCCCACAGGCCAGCTTCTTGAGGGTAGATGTTGACCAACAGGCCGAAATCGCCAAAGAATATGGCATCACCGCCATGCCCACCATCAAGTTCTACAAGGACGGAGAGGTTGCATCGACGGTTGTTGgtgccaacttgaaggccATTATCGATTCAATCAAAACCTATACTGGCGTtgatttgatgaagaaggaagCATAA
- the RPT2 gene encoding ATPase of 26S proteasome regulatory subunit 4 (EggNog:ENOG503NUR9; COG:O) produces MGQAPSGMQGGDGFNKKKDDKKKEKPKYEPPVEARFGKKRRKGPDTAIKLPSVHPSTRCRLKLLKLERIKDHLLLEEEFVTNQESLQPTEAKQAEERENLDELRGYPMSVGNLEEIIDDDHAIVSSTAGSEYYVSIMSFVDKGLLEPGCTVLLHHKTVAIVGVLQDDADPMVSVMKLDKSPTETYADIGGLEAQIQEIKEAVELPLTHPELYEEMGIKPPKGVILYGAPGTGKTLLAKAVANQTSATFLRIVGSELIQKYLGDGPRLVRQIFQVAAEHAPSIVFIDEIDAIGTKRYESSSGGEREIQRTMLELLNQLDGFDDRGDIKVIMATNKIESLDPALIRPGRIDRKILFENPDANTKKKILTIHASRMSLSKDVNLEELVTSKDDLSGADIKAMCTEAGLLALRERRMQVTAEDFKQAKERVLKNKVEENLEGLYL; encoded by the exons ATG GGACAAGCACCTTCTGGAATGCAAGGAGGCGATggcttcaacaagaagaaggatgataagaagaaagagaaaccTAAATATGAGCCTCCAGTTGAGGCCAGGTTCgggaagaaaagaagaaagggGCCTGATACCGCCATCAAGTTGCCCTCTGTTCATCCCTCCACCAGATGCAgattgaaattgttgaaattggAGAGAATTAAAGATCACTTgttattggaagaagagtttgtCACCAACCAAGAATCATTACAACCAACCGAAGCCAAACAAGCTGAAGAAAGAGAGaacttggatgagttgAGAGGATATCCTATGAGTGTTGggaacttggaagaaatcatcgatGATGATCATGCTATCGTTTCATCCACTGCTGGTTCCGAATACTATGTTTCGATCATGTCGTTTGTGGATAAAGGTCTCTTGGAACCCGGGTGTACCGTGTTGTTGCATCACAAAACGGTGGCCATCGTGGGAGTGTTACAAGACGATGCCGACCCAATGGTGTCTgtgatgaagttggacaaATCGCCCACTGAAACATATGCTGATATTGGTGGATTAGAAGcacaaatccaagaaatcaaagaagcaGTGGAATTACCCTTAACGCATCCCGAACTCTACGAAGAAATGGGAATCAAGCCCCCTAAAGGTGTTATATTGTACGGAGCCCCCGGTACCGGTAAAACCTTGTTGGCCAAAGCGGTGGCTAACCAAACCAGTGCAACCTTTTTAAGAATAGTGGGATCTGAATTGATTCAAAAGTATTTGGGTGACGGGCCCCGTTTGGTCCGGCAGATTTTCCAGGTGGCAGCAGAACATGCCCCTTCGATTGTgtttattgatgaaattgatgcCATTGGTACCAAGAGATACGAATCTTCGTCGGGAGGAGAAAGAGAAATCCAGAGAACCATGTTGGAATTATTAAACCAATTGGATGGGTTTGATGATAGAGGAGATATTAAGGTGATAATGGCCACAAATAAAATAGAATCATTAGATCCGGCATTGATTAGACCAGGAAGAATCGACCGTAAGATCTTATTCGAGAACCCCGATGCCAATaccaaaaagaagattttgacGATTCACGCCTCTAGAATGAGTTTGTCAAAAGATgtcaacttggaagagttggtgacATCTAAAGACGATTTATCAGGAGCAGACATCAAAGCTATGTGTACTGAGGCAGGGTTGTTGGCGTtgagagaaagaagaatgcAAGTAACGGCCGAGGACTTCAAGCAGGCCAAGGAGagagtgttgaagaacaaagtGGAAGAGAACCTTGAAGGGTTATACTTATAG
- the puf6 gene encoding Pumilio y domain member 6 (EggNog:ENOG503NUF7; COG:J), which translates to MAVKNRGIKRASEATSKQSKKAKIVQAESQSESEVSSQEESDASSESSSDELDQSEDELDQSEDQLDQSADELDQSEDGLDGSDDEDKENITDPNKKSSKEQHAEQRKMLAERKLKRKSGIQVQQIKSLWERLRVNKPTPAKEIRDKLSNEIWELSKDCIPDLVMKHDSSRVVQTLVKYSSKERRDLIVRSLRGSFYVLATSAYGKYLMIKLLHYGSKESRGLIVDELHGKLRKLMRHREGAYVVEDLFVLYSNAEQKQQMIREFWGAEYAVFKESGKGKSVLDIVNESTEKKQLILTNLSGTITASVEKGSTGFQILHAAMKEYVSILVSDLDQYDTQIREFEELLGEQFAELVHTREGSEVACWLIAIANAKERRNLMRSLKKHGKELIKNEYGNLVLITLFLTVDDTVSLHKNFDNELFTPELLPEVLQEKFSRRPLLYLLKGLDGKYFNPLVKKELLKYEELAYKKTSKKPQEQRRAELVEKALPQVYKNLLEVIKVDENAFVNQVLSANLGAQTLAELILTPSANEEINTTLRPKLIDVIFNSVIKGDVLEDYHLLNKIPFISRLIKLLTHGNEFKFDSEKKKLTQLKSETPLPGTGKEFSIRVLDEIVENGKLADWCTGQGSFIVLSVYEVLETSKETEKLKELKKHLKKIKKQLADDKGNKGAQIILKILN; encoded by the coding sequence ATGGCAGTAAAAAATAGAGGTATCAAGAGAGCTTCTGAAGCCACCAGCAAACAGCTGAAGAAGGCAAAAATCGTTCAGGCCGAAAGCCAAAGCGAGTCTGAGGTTTCCAGTCAGGAAGAATCTGATGCTAGTAGCGAGAGCTCATCCGATGAGTTAGATCAAAGCGAAGATGAATTAGACCAAAGTGAAgaccaacttgaccaaagCGCAGATGAACTCGACCAGAGCGAGGATGGACTTGATGGGagtgatgacgaagacAAAGAAAATATCACCGACCCCAACAAAAAGTCTTCTAAAGAACAACACGCCGAGCAGCGTAAAATGTTAGCAGAGCgaaaattgaagagaaaatcCGGAATACAGGTACAACAGATCAAAAGCTTATGGGAGAGATTGAGAGTCAACAAGCCCACCCCGGCCAAGGAAATCAGAGACAAATTGAGCAACGAAATATGGGAATTATCCAAGGATTGCATACCtgacttggtgatgaaacACGATTCGTCTCGTGTGGTGCAGACATTGGTAAAGTACTCgtccaaagaaagaaggGATCTTATCGTCAGGTCCTTGAGAGGATCATTCTACGTGTTGGCCACTTCTGCTTACGGTAAATACTTGATGATCAAATTGTTGCATTACGGATCCAAAGAGTCTCGCGGATTGATTGTCGATGAGCTCCACGGAAAGTTGAGAAAGTTGATGAGACATAGAGAAGGTGCTTAtgtggttgaagatttgTTTGTCTTGTACTCCAATGCTGAGCAGAAGCAACAAATGATCAGAGAGTTCTGGGGTGCTGAGTATGCGGTGTTCAAGGAATCTGGTAAAGGTAAGTCTGTTCTCGACATTGTTAACGAGTCTACCGAGAAGAAACAATTGATATTGACTAATTTGAGTGGTACTATCACCGCTTCCGTCGAAAAGGGTTCTACCGGGTTCCAGATCTTACATGCCGCTATGAAGGAGTATGTTTCTATATTGGTGTCAGATTTGGACCAGTATGATACTCAAATCagagagtttgaagaattgcTCGGTGAGCAGTTTGCGGAGTTGGTTCATACGCGGGAAGGAAGTGAGGTTGCGTGTTGGTTGATTGCCATTGCTAATGCCAaggaaagaagaaacttgatgagatctttgaagaaacacGGAaaggagttgatcaaaaatgAATACGGTAACTTGGTGTTAATCACTTTGTTCTTGACCGTCGATGATACGGTCTCCTTGCACAAAAACTTTGACAATGAGTTATTCACTCCTGAGTTATTGCCTGAAGTGTTACAAGAAAAATTCAGCAGAAGGCCGTtattgtacttgttgaagggTTTGGACGGGAAATATTTCAATCCGCTTGTCAAGAAGGAATTGCTCAAATACGAAGAATTGGCATATAAGAAAACTTCCAAGAAACCCcaagaacaaagaagaGCAGAGTTGGTCGAGAAGGCTTTACCTCAAGTctacaagaacttgttggaagtcatcaaggttgatgaaaatgCATTTGTCAATCAAGTACTTTCTGCGAACTTGGGAGCTCAAACCTTGGCCGAGCTCATTTTAACTCCATCTGCCAACGAAGAAATAAATACTACCTTAAGACCCAAGTTGATCGATGTGATATTCAACAGTGTTATCAAGGGTGATGTATTAGAGGACTACCACTTGCTCAACAAAATCCCATTCATATCCAGattgatcaaattgttgaCTCATGGtaatgagttcaagttcgattcagaaaagaagaaattaaCCCAATTGAAATCAGAAACTCCACTCCCTGGGACTGGAAAGGAGTTTTCTATCAGAGTGTTGGATGAAATCGTTGAGAACGGCAAGTTGGCCGATTGGTGTACTGGACAAGGATCTTTCATTGTGCTTTCTGTATACGAGGTGCTTGAGACTCTGAAGGAGACcgaaaagttgaaagagttgaagaaacacttgaagaagatcaagaaacaaTTAGCTGACGATAAGGGTAATAAAGGTGCACAAATCATCTTAAAGATTCTTAATTAA
- the SLM2 gene encoding phosphatidylinositol 4,5-bisphosphate-binding protein (COG:U; EggNog:ENOG503NVCW), with amino-acid sequence MVTKSDHSNPLAVTIPYQFTSADDYPTEVLANRFQAWRYIIKDLVSYLREYASVQEEIVRQQIRLQQAVGISAKSIAVTAGSQADAHGHSHGSAHRSGPTSSNKEVDISEINRYFLPIGNGSIQDLPTILTKYHQQNVATTNKTLKEITTVIVPKLEELRKDLLMKIKEIKNLQNDFKNNLSKEVNETKNLLNQYYQAVDISSKLEHGSVHHSGDAAESFKYDPYLVKIKLDRQLKKQLQEENYLHQAYENLQESGRKLESIIVIELQNYWGNFLNMLSAEHASFSNFLLPNLNNGFLAKESTFEWDSFIAKNLPSPSISVNAVGNSNSSIKNGTFIDLNFHSRKFSDLTINNYSSPLNMSVREGYLERKSKFLKSYSRGWYVLTCNFIHEFKTSDRKKDQTPVTSISLDNFQVNDHTKNNGKSDNSYKFILSSKPNGIIHRSQTWAFKTDSYENMIGWYNDINNLVSLPNAAARARFLSKRLNLNNTNPNLVRIQSKVSRASSIVTNGTHAKSLKTVESNKTRITGTTNTENNQLSSTFSNTSQVKSPKLNHLINSDGTILTPVDTNERQSHSQTPLTSTPYVQPQQQPHPSTQPGTEGFYQIQPILSQPQPVEAIPTHDSQNMGQSRSLQYQIPSTHIQQPTPQQPQQIQQSKGNGIIGLPPNFINFQQGYYMNANGQQVQQFYDPIQQQYYTITQQPNQGPQPQYFPASPQPQFPSSPQPQFASSPQANQGYFFIQPGQGQGQPVPAQQGQALKGDYAFGGQLPYPTENDLNGHGEPQHHQNGDETHQNGQHLDQDEKNGHISKPDVTTDTTDATLKDNKSEASIKEQPQAFEHQISQLSI; translated from the coding sequence ATGGTCACGAAATCTGATCACAGTAACCCTTTAGCCGTTACTATACCATATCAATTTACATCAGCTGATGACTATCCGACAGAAGTCCTCGCCAATCGATTCCAGGCATGGCGATACATCATCAAGGATCTCGTGAGCTACTTGCGCGAGTATGCTTCCGTGCAAGAGGAGATTGTTCGTCAGCAAATCCGTTTGCAACAGGCGGTAGGTATCAGTGCTAAATCAATAGCTGTCACGGCAGGTTCCCAGGCCGACGCCCATGGCCACTCCCACGGGTCAGCACATCGTTCGGGTCCCACCTCCTCCAATAAAGAGGTGGATATCAGTGAAATAAACCGGTATTTCTTACCTATCGGTAACGGGTCTATCCAAGACTTGCCCACCATTTTAACCAAGTACCACCAACAGAACGTTGcaaccaccaacaagacCTTAAAGGAGATCACCACCGTGATTGTCCCCAAGTTGGAGGAGTTGAGaaaagacttgttgatgaagataaaggagatcaaaaacttgcagaacgacttcaagaacaacttgagcaAAGAAGTTAATGAGACCAAGAATTTGCTCAACCAGTACTACCAGGCGGTTGATATTTCCAGTAAGTTGGAACACGGCTCGGTTCATCATTCGGGGGATGCGGCTGAGCTGTTCAAATACGATCCATACCTTGTGAAGATAAAGTTGGACAGACAGTTGAAAAAGCAGTTGCAGGAAGAGAACTACTTGCACCAGGCCTACGAGAATTTGCAAGAGAGTGGTCGCAAATTAGAAAGTATCATTGTCATTGAACTCCAGAATTACTGGGGGAATTTTTTGAACATGTTATCTGCTGAGCATGCttctttttccaactttttgttgcccaacttgaataacggctttttggccaaagaaagCACTTTTGAGTGGGATTCGTTTATCGCCAAAAATTTACCCTCTCCTTCCATCTCGGTCAATGCCGTGGGGAACTCGAACTCGTCCATCAAAAATGGTACGTttattgacttgaacttccACTCGAGAAAGTTCAGCGACTTGACTATAAACAACTACAGCTCGCCATTGAACATGTCTGTGCGTGAAGGCTACTTGGAGAGAAAGtcgaagttcttgaagagttACTCCAGAGGTTGGTATGTGTTGACGTGCAACTTCATTCATGAGTTTAAGACCTCCGATAGAAAAAAAGATCAGACTCCAGTTACCTCCATTCTGTTGGATaattttcaagtcaatgATCACACTAAGAACAATGGCAAGTCTGATAACAGCTATAAGTTCATATTGAGCTCGAAACCCAACGGAATCATTCACAGAAGTCAGACCTGGGCATTCAAAACTGATAGCTACGAAAATATGATTGGATGGTACAACGATATCAATAATTTGGTCAGTTTGCCCAACGCGGCTGCTAGGGCCCGGTTCTTGAGTAAGaggttgaatttgaataaCACTAATCCAAACTTGGTGAGAATTCAATCGAAGGTTTCTCGGGCTTCAAGTATCGTTACCAATGGTACTCATGCCAAGTCCCTAAAGACGGTGGAATCCAATAAAACTAGGATCACCGGTACCACCAACACGGAGAACAACCAGTTAAGCTCAACCTTTTCCAATACCAGCCAAGTGAAAAGCCCCAAGTTAAACCACTTGATCAACAGTGATGGAACAATTTTGACCCCAGTAGATACCAACGAGAGACAGTCTCATTCGCAAACACCATTGACTTCTACTCCTTATGTGCAACCACAGCAGCAACCCCATCCTTCTACACAACCAGGTACTGAAGGGTTCTaccaaattcaaccaattctttCGCAGCCGCAACCAGTTGAAGCTATTCCCACCCATGACTCCCAAAACATGGGTCAGTCGAGAAGCCTTCAATACCAGATTCCTTCTACGCATATACAGCAACCTACTCCTCAACAGCCTCAACAGATTCAACAGTCCAAAGGAAATGGTATAATTGGATTACCTCCAAACTTTATTaattttcaacaaggttaCTACATGAATGCTAATGGTCAACAAGTGCAGCAGTTTTATGATCCTATCCAGCAGCAGTATTATACCATTACTCAGCAACCCAACCAGGGACCTCAGCCTCAGTACTTTCCTGCCTCACCACAACCTCAATTCCCGTCTTCACCGCAGCCCCAATTCGCTTCTTCACCACAGGCTAACCAAGGGTATTTCTTCATCCAGCCGGGCCAGGGCCAAGGGCAGCCAGTACCGGCTCAGCAGGGTCAAGCCTTAAAGGGAGACTATGCTTTTGGAGGCCAGTTACCTTATCCCACCGAAAATGATCTCAATGGACATGGTGAACCTCAGCACCatcaaaatggtgatgaaacTCACCAAAATGGCCAACATTTGGATCAAGACGAAAAAAACGGCCACATCTCCAAGCCTGATGTGACCACTGATACAACGGATGCTACTTTGAAGGATAATAAGAGTGAAGCGAGTATCAAGGAACAACCTCAAGCATTTGAACACCAAATATCTCAACTCAGCATATAG
- the WSC2 gene encoding Cell wall integrity and stress response component 2 (EggNog:ENOG503NX60; COG:G,O), with protein MLQLAQTLALSLLLLPTHAAFSSYGCFPKSSVESLLTYGDEYTFQSSGHCEGICSGSRYAALIEGSTCYCGSIEIDSSDEVSSSNCDTTCQGYGSENCGGSDYFLIYEDASVSASAVASSSSTAQSSSTSSSSSSSKTSSTHKTTSTEASFSTDVESSTTSEADDESSSASSTDNTSQVVSTVTSDSKPSEVTITKTKDSESSPTASTSDSGSSSASATGHSDDTSKSSSGSSKKSLSGGAIGGIVVGVVGGIGLLAGLLFFLWYRRRHSDDDEDDFEKDAEGFHAVPPLNRTGGKSEYNVTPNSFVGKKPTIKSEHTKQQSLNNNSFGSNDEYFMFEDARVASVGHGQGAGVLPYPTEDYGRRRLSDGSLPDMITKGSLKVVNN; from the coding sequence ATGCTCCAGCTTGCCCAGACTCTCGCTTTGAGCTTGCTCCTTCTACCCACACACGCTGCCTTCTCGCTGTACGGGTGTTTTCCCAAGAGCAGTGTCGAATCACTTTTGACCTACGGCGATGAATACACGTTCCAGAGCTCGGGCCATTGTGAAGGTATTTGTTCAGGCTCCCGGTACGCGGCGTTGATCGAGGGGCTGACGTGCTACTGCGGCAGCATCGAGATCGATTCTTCCGACGAGGTGTCGTCTTCCAACTGTGATACAACCTGTCAGGGCTATGGATCTGAAAATTGCGGTGGATCCGACTATTTCTTGATCTACGAAGACGCCTCGGTGCTGGCCCTGGCTGTGGCCCTGTCGTCGTCGACGGCTCAGTCCTCGTCCACGTCGAGTTCGTCCCTGTCGTCTAAGACATCCTCAACCCACAAAACCACTTCCACTGAAGCCTCTTTTTCCACCGACGTTGAATCGAGTACCACCAGCGAAGCAGACGACGAAAGTTCCTCTGCATCCAGCACCGACAATACGTCACAGGTAGTATCGACGGTGACCAGTGACTCGAAGCCTTCGGAAgtcaccatcaccaagaCCAAGGATTCTGAATCCTCGCCCACTGCCAGTACTAGCGATTCAGGCTCCTCCAGCGCATCTGCTACTGGTCACTCCGACGATACTAGCAAAAGCTCATCGGGCTCGAGCAAAAAAAGTCTTTCTGGTGGTGCCATTGGTGGTATCGTGGTGGGTGTCGTGGGAGGTATCGGTCTCTTGGCCGGGTTACTCTTTTTCCTCTGGTACAGAAGAAGACACTCGgacgacgacgaagacGATTTCGAAAAGGACGCTGAAGGATTTCACGCAGTGCCGCCTTTGAACCGAACTGGTGGTAAGAGTGAATATAACGTCACCCCTAACCTGTTTGTGGGTAAAAAGCCTACGATCAAATCTGAGCATACAAAACAACAAAGCCTTAATAACAACTCGTTTGGCTCAAACGACGAGTACTTTATGTTTGAAGATGCCCGAGTTGCAAGTGTCGGACATGGACAAGGTGCAGGTGTGCTTCCATACCCAACCGAAGATTACGGACGAAGAAGACTAAGCGACGGGTCTTTACCCGATATGATCACCAAGGGATCTCTAAAAGTTGTGAATAATTGA
- a CDS encoding uncharacterized protein (EggNog:ENOG503P5ES; COG:O) yields the protein MPPSGNSSSTNKHRPKSGHDHSHSNSSDEVHHLGPAVPVTTTPPAPPVIDVDAHHSDVQSSPYLINLSEDDDDDDIKLLEIRNDTNDLLNNTHPLVTKKLSDVQCPICFDDITKATATSCGHIFCLECIQKSVASSNARGQTRGKRGVGLCPLCRKRVVFKDTVVMRMKVRMKQVKPPPV from the coding sequence ATGCCTCCTAGTGGTAATAGCTCCAGTACCAACAAGCACCGCCCCAAACTGGGTCATGATCACAGTCATAGCAACAGTAGTGATGAAGTACACCATCTAGGACCTGCCGTGCCCGTTACAACCACTCCTCCGGCTCCACCGGTCATAGATGTTGATGCTCATCACCTGGATGTGCAACTGTCCCCGTATCTAATCAACCTtagtgaagatgatgacgatgacgatATCAAGCTCTTGGAGATCCGGAACGACACCAATGATCTACTCAACAACACCCACCCGCTTGTCACCAAGAAACTCAGCGATGTCCAGTGTCCTATTTGCTTTGACGATATCACCAAAGCCACCGCCACCTCGTGCGGACACATCTTCTGCCTCGAATGTATCCAGAAGAGTGTCGCCAGTTCGAACGCCAGAGGTCAGACGAGGGGGAAGCGAGGTGTGGGGTTGTGTCCTTTGTGTCGGAAACGAGTAGTGTTTAAGGATACGGTGgtgatgaggatgaagGTGAGAATGAAGCAAGTGAAGCCTCCACCAGTTTAA